In a genomic window of Streptomyces noursei ATCC 11455:
- a CDS encoding tRNA (adenine-N1)-methyltransferase, giving the protein MSEPTGAARRRGPFKVGDQVQLTDPKGRHYTFTLEEGKSFHTHKGAFPHDELIGAPEGSVVRTTGNVAYLALRPLLPDYVLSMPRGAAVVYPKDAGQILAMADIFPGARVVEAGVGSGSLSSFLLRAIGDDGMLHSYERRADFAEIATQNVERYFGGPHPAWTLTVGDLQDNLSDTDVDRVILDMLAPWECLEAVSKALVPGGILCAYVATTTQLARTVEAIREHGTFNEPSAWETMVRTWHVEGLAVRPDHRMIGHTGFLLTARRLADGVEPPLRRRRPAKGAYGEDYTGPGGREPAASGGREKSAPGKPDGAAAADLTADLADGSPERG; this is encoded by the coding sequence ATGTCCGAACCGACCGGTGCCGCCCGCCGTCGCGGGCCCTTCAAGGTCGGGGACCAGGTCCAGCTCACCGACCCCAAGGGACGCCACTACACCTTCACGCTCGAAGAGGGCAAGAGCTTCCACACCCACAAGGGAGCCTTCCCCCACGACGAGCTGATCGGCGCGCCCGAGGGCAGTGTTGTCCGTACCACCGGAAACGTCGCTTACCTCGCGCTGCGTCCCCTGCTCCCCGACTACGTCCTGTCCATGCCCCGCGGTGCCGCCGTGGTCTACCCCAAGGACGCGGGGCAGATCCTGGCGATGGCCGACATCTTCCCCGGCGCCCGCGTCGTCGAGGCGGGGGTGGGATCCGGCTCGCTCAGCAGCTTCCTGCTGCGCGCCATCGGCGACGACGGCATGCTGCACTCCTACGAGCGCCGCGCCGACTTCGCCGAGATCGCCACCCAGAACGTGGAGCGCTACTTCGGCGGTCCGCACCCCGCCTGGACGCTCACCGTCGGCGACCTCCAGGACAACCTCTCCGACACCGACGTCGACCGGGTCATCCTGGACATGCTGGCCCCCTGGGAGTGCCTGGAGGCCGTCTCCAAGGCCCTGGTGCCCGGCGGCATCCTCTGCGCCTACGTGGCGACGACGACGCAGCTGGCCCGCACCGTGGAGGCGATCCGCGAACACGGCACCTTCAACGAGCCGTCGGCCTGGGAAACCATGGTCCGCACCTGGCACGTGGAGGGCCTGGCCGTCCGCCCCGACCACCGCATGATCGGCCACACCGGCTTCCTGCTGACCGCCCGCCGGCTGGCGGACGGCGTCGAGCCCCCGCTGCGCCGCCGCCGGCCCGCGAAGGGCGCTTACGGCGAGGACTACACCGGTCCCGGTGGGCGGGAACCGGCAGCGTCGGGCGGGCGGGAGAAGAGCGCCCCCGGCAAGCCCGACGGCGCCGCCGCGGCCGACCTCACCGCCGACCTCGCGGACGGGTCGCCCGAGCGCGGCTGA
- the prcA gene encoding proteasome subunit alpha produces MSTPFYVSPQQAMADRAEYARKGIARGRSVVVLQYTDGVLFVAENPSRALHKVSEIYDRIAFAAVGKYNEFENLRIGGVRYADLRGYTYDREDVTARGLANVYAQTLGTIFSSAAEKPYEVELIVAEVGNAPEDDQIYRLPHDGSIVDEHGSVAVGGNADQISSYLDQRHRDGMTLAEALRLAVDSLSRDTNGGERTLTAEHLEVAVLDRTRPQKRKFKRVLGRQLSRLLDEHAAGEQEKDGPTESTGESSGTGPSDGNGKGAGKGGAARKNGSGASAADGDEPESGAADD; encoded by the coding sequence GTGTCGACGCCGTTCTATGTCTCACCCCAGCAGGCCATGGCCGACCGCGCCGAGTACGCCCGCAAGGGCATCGCGCGCGGTCGTAGCGTGGTGGTGCTGCAGTACACCGACGGCGTGCTCTTCGTCGCCGAGAATCCCTCCCGCGCCCTCCACAAGGTCAGCGAGATCTACGACCGGATCGCCTTCGCGGCGGTCGGCAAGTACAACGAGTTCGAGAACCTGAGGATCGGCGGCGTCCGCTACGCCGACCTGCGTGGTTACACCTACGACCGGGAGGACGTGACCGCCCGCGGGCTGGCTAACGTCTATGCCCAGACGCTCGGCACGATCTTCTCCAGCGCGGCCGAGAAGCCCTACGAGGTCGAGCTGATCGTCGCCGAGGTCGGCAACGCCCCCGAGGACGACCAGATCTACCGGCTGCCGCACGACGGCTCGATCGTGGACGAGCACGGCTCGGTCGCGGTGGGCGGCAACGCCGACCAGATCAGCAGCTACCTCGACCAGCGCCACCGGGACGGCATGACCCTGGCGGAGGCGCTCCGGCTGGCGGTGGACTCGCTCTCCCGGGACACCAACGGCGGCGAGCGCACGCTGACCGCCGAGCACCTCGAAGTGGCGGTGCTGGACCGCACCCGCCCGCAGAAGCGGAAGTTCAAGCGGGTCCTGGGGCGGCAGCTGTCCCGGCTGCTGGACGAACACGCCGCCGGGGAGCAGGAGAAGGACGGGCCCACGGAGAGCACGGGGGAGTCCTCGGGCACCGGCCCCTCCGACGGGAACGGCAAGGGCGCCGGCAAGGGCGGCGCCGCGCGGAAG
- a CDS encoding ferredoxin, whose amino-acid sequence MTAQDEAPELEVWIDQDLCTGDGICAQYAPEVFELDIDGLAYVKSPDDELLQEKGATTRVPLPLLNDVRDSAKECPGDCIHVRRVADLVEVYGPDAE is encoded by the coding sequence ATGACCGCGCAGGACGAAGCACCGGAGCTGGAAGTCTGGATCGACCAGGACCTGTGCACCGGGGACGGGATCTGCGCGCAGTACGCGCCGGAGGTCTTCGAGCTGGACATCGACGGCCTGGCGTACGTCAAGAGCCCCGACGACGAGCTCCTGCAGGAGAAGGGCGCCACAACCCGCGTGCCGTTGCCGCTGCTCAATGACGTGCGGGACTCGGCCAAGGAGTGCCCCGGCGACTGCATCCACGTGCGCCGGGTCGCGGATCTCGTCGAGGTCTACGGGCCGGACGCGGAGTGA
- the dop gene encoding depupylase/deamidase Dop, with translation MTVRRVMGIETEYGISVPGHPNANAMLTSSQVVNAYAAAMHRARRARWDFEEENPLRDARGFDLAREAADSSQLTDEDIGLANVILTNGARLYVDHAHPEYSAPEVTNPRDAVLWDKAGERIMAEAAERAAQVPGAQPIHLYKNNTDNKGASYGTHENYLMKRETPFSDIVRHLTPFFVSRQVVTGAGRVGIGQDGHEHGFQLSQRADYFEVEVGLETTLKRPIINTRDEPHADAEKYRRLHVIIGDANLSEISTYLKLGTTALVLSMIEDGFIAVDLAVDQPVRTLHHVSHDPSLRHLISLRSGRTLTAVQLQMEYFELARKYVEDRYGADADEQTRDVLSRWEDVLGRLENDPMSLSGELDWVAKRELMEGYRRRDGLDWDAARLHLIDLQYADVRPEKGLYNRLVARGRMKRLLDEPAVEQAELKPPEDTRAYFRGRCLEQYADDVAAASWDSVIFDLPGRDSLQRVPTLEPLRGTRKHVKELLDRCRTAEELVRTLSGR, from the coding sequence ATGACCGTACGGCGAGTAATGGGCATCGAGACGGAGTACGGGATCTCCGTCCCCGGCCACCCGAACGCCAATGCCATGCTCACCTCGTCCCAGGTCGTCAACGCCTACGCGGCGGCGATGCACCGGGCACGACGTGCCCGCTGGGACTTCGAGGAGGAGAACCCGCTGCGGGACGCCCGCGGCTTCGACCTCGCCCGCGAGGCCGCCGACTCCAGCCAGCTGACGGACGAGGACATCGGCCTGGCCAATGTCATCCTCACCAACGGGGCCAGGCTCTACGTCGACCACGCACACCCCGAGTACAGCGCGCCCGAGGTCACCAACCCGCGGGACGCGGTCCTGTGGGACAAGGCCGGCGAGCGGATCATGGCCGAGGCCGCCGAGCGCGCGGCCCAGGTCCCCGGTGCCCAGCCCATCCACCTCTACAAGAACAACACCGACAACAAGGGCGCCTCCTACGGGACGCACGAGAACTACCTGATGAAACGGGAGACCCCGTTCTCGGACATCGTGCGCCACCTGACGCCGTTCTTCGTCTCCCGGCAGGTGGTCACCGGCGCCGGACGCGTCGGCATCGGCCAGGACGGCCACGAGCACGGTTTCCAGCTCAGCCAGCGCGCCGACTACTTCGAGGTGGAGGTGGGCCTGGAGACGACCCTCAAGCGGCCCATCATCAACACCCGCGACGAGCCGCACGCGGACGCCGAGAAGTACCGCCGGCTGCACGTGATCATCGGCGACGCCAACCTCTCCGAGATCTCGACGTACCTGAAGCTGGGCACCACCGCGCTGGTGCTGTCCATGATCGAGGACGGCTTCATCGCCGTCGATCTCGCCGTCGACCAGCCGGTACGCACCCTCCACCACGTCTCGCACGACCCGTCGCTGCGCCATCTGATCTCCCTCCGCAGCGGGCGCACGCTGACCGCGGTGCAGCTCCAGATGGAGTACTTCGAGCTGGCCCGCAAGTACGTCGAGGACCGCTACGGCGCGGACGCCGACGAGCAGACCCGGGACGTGCTCTCCCGTTGGGAGGACGTGCTGGGACGGCTGGAGAACGACCCGATGAGCCTGTCGGGCGAGCTGGACTGGGTCGCCAAGCGGGAGCTGATGGAGGGCTACCGCCGTCGTGACGGCCTGGACTGGGACGCCGCGCGGCTGCACCTCATCGACCTCCAGTACGCCGACGTGCGCCCCGAGAAGGGCCTGTACAACCGTCTGGTGGCCCGCGGCAGGATGAAGCGGCTGCTGGACGAGCCGGCGGTCGAACAGGCCGAGCTGAAGCCCCCGGAGGACACCAGGGCCTACTTCCGCGGCCGCTGCCTGGAGCAGTACGCGGACGACGTGGCCGCCGCCTCCTGGGATTCGGTCATCTTCGATCTGCCCGGTCGTGACTCTCTGCAGCGGGTGCCCACGTTGGAGCCGCTGCGTGGGACCCGTAAGCACGTGAAGGAGCTGCTGGACCGCTGTCGGACGGCAGAAGAGCTGGTCAGGACGTTGTCCGGACGCTGA
- the arc gene encoding proteasome ATPase, with translation MAAHDDDINRGIRPGRGSEDPAGQVAYLEQEIAVLRRKLADSPRHTRILEERIVELQTNLAGVSAQNERLANTLREARDQIVALKEEVDRLAQPPAGFGVFLQANEDGTVDIFTGGRKLRVNVSPSVEAEDLRRGQEVMLNEALNVVEAMEFESAGDIVTLKEVLEDGERALVIGHTDEERVVRLAEPLLDITIRPGDALLLDSRSGYVYEVIPKSEVEELVLEEVPDIDYTKIGGLSGQIELIRDAVELPYLYPDLFKEHELRPPKGVLLYGPPGCGKTLIAKAVANSLAKKVAEVTGQPAGKSFFLNIKGPELLNKYVGETERHIRLVFQRAREKASEGTPVIVFFDEMDSLFRTRGSGVSSDVENTIVPQLLSEIDGVEGLENVIVIGASNREDMIDPAILRPGRLDVKIKIERPDAEAAKDIFSKYLTERLPLHSDDLAEHGNSRKAAVSGMIQSVVEQMYAESEENRFLEVTYANGDKEVLYFKDFNSGAMIENIVGRAKKMAIKAFLEHNQKGLRVSHLLQACVDEFKENEDLPNTTNPDDWARISGKKGERIVYIRTLVTGKQGADTGRSIDTVANTGQYL, from the coding sequence GTGGCAGCCCACGACGACGACATCAACCGCGGCATCCGGCCGGGGCGCGGGTCTGAAGATCCAGCCGGTCAGGTTGCCTATCTTGAGCAGGAGATCGCCGTCCTGCGACGCAAGCTCGCCGACTCTCCGCGGCACACGAGGATTCTCGAAGAGCGGATCGTCGAGCTGCAGACCAACCTGGCCGGCGTTTCCGCTCAGAATGAACGCCTCGCCAATACGCTCCGCGAGGCCCGCGACCAGATCGTCGCCCTCAAGGAGGAGGTCGACCGGCTCGCGCAGCCGCCCGCCGGTTTCGGCGTCTTCCTGCAGGCGAACGAGGACGGCACCGTCGACATCTTCACCGGGGGCCGCAAGCTCCGGGTGAACGTCAGCCCCAGCGTCGAGGCCGAGGACCTCCGGCGCGGCCAAGAGGTGATGCTCAACGAAGCACTCAACGTGGTCGAGGCCATGGAGTTCGAGAGTGCCGGCGACATCGTCACCCTCAAGGAAGTCCTGGAGGACGGCGAGCGCGCGCTGGTCATCGGGCACACCGACGAGGAGCGGGTGGTGCGGCTCGCCGAGCCGCTGCTGGACATCACCATCCGCCCCGGCGACGCCCTGCTGCTCGACTCCCGCTCCGGCTACGTCTACGAGGTCATCCCCAAGAGCGAGGTCGAGGAGCTGGTCCTCGAAGAGGTCCCGGACATCGACTACACCAAGATCGGCGGTCTGAGCGGTCAGATCGAGCTGATCCGGGACGCGGTCGAGCTCCCCTACCTCTACCCGGACCTCTTCAAGGAGCACGAACTCCGCCCGCCCAAGGGCGTCTTGCTCTACGGCCCGCCCGGCTGTGGCAAGACCCTCATCGCCAAGGCGGTCGCCAACTCCCTTGCCAAGAAGGTCGCCGAGGTGACCGGGCAGCCCGCCGGGAAGAGCTTCTTCCTGAACATCAAGGGCCCCGAGCTGCTCAACAAGTACGTCGGCGAAACCGAGCGGCACATCCGCCTGGTCTTCCAACGGGCCAGGGAGAAGGCCAGCGAGGGCACGCCCGTCATCGTCTTCTTCGACGAGATGGACTCCCTCTTCCGGACCCGTGGCTCCGGAGTCAGCTCGGACGTGGAGAACACCATCGTCCCGCAGCTGCTCTCCGAGATCGACGGCGTCGAGGGCCTGGAGAACGTGATCGTGATCGGCGCCTCGAACCGCGAGGACATGATCGACCCCGCGATCCTGCGCCCCGGTCGCCTCGACGTGAAGATCAAGATCGAGCGTCCGGACGCGGAGGCCGCCAAGGACATCTTCTCGAAGTACCTCACGGAAAGGCTCCCGCTGCACTCCGACGATCTCGCCGAGCACGGGAATTCCCGTAAGGCGGCGGTCAGCGGAATGATCCAGTCGGTCGTCGAGCAGATGTACGCGGAATCCGAGGAAAACCGTTTCCTGGAGGTCACCTATGCCAATGGTGACAAGGAAGTCCTCTACTTCAAGGACTTCAACTCCGGCGCGATGATCGAAAACATCGTGGGTCGTGCCAAGAAGATGGCCATCAAGGCTTTCCTGGAGCACAACCAGAAAGGTCTGCGGGTCTCCCACCTCCTCCAGGCATGCGTGGACGAGTTCAAGGAGAACGAGGACCTGCCCAACACCACCAACCCGGACGACTGGGCCCGGATCTCCGGAAAGAAGGGTGAGCGGATCGTCTACATCCGCACCCTGGTCACCGGAAAGCAGGGCGCGGACACCGGTCGCTCCATCGACACGGTGGCGAATACCGGCCAATACCTGTAA
- the prcB gene encoding proteasome subunit beta — translation MEANTPSTGRLPAAFLTPGSSSFVDFLGRHAPELLPGNRPLPSVQGVIEAPHGTTIVAASFPGGVVLAGDRRATMGNVIAQRDIEKVFPADEYSAVGIAGTAGLAVEMVKLFQLELEHFEKVEGAQLSLEGKANRLSTMIRSNLGMAMQGLAVVPLFAGYDLDREKGRIFSYDVTGGRSEEHGFAATGSGSVFARGALKKLFREDFTEHQAATAVVQALYDAADDDSATGGPDMARRIYPIVTAITEEGFKKLTEAEVSEIARAVHERRLDQPDGPRAALL, via the coding sequence GTGGAAGCCAACACTCCAAGCACCGGGCGTCTGCCGGCTGCCTTCCTGACGCCTGGATCCTCGTCCTTCGTGGACTTCCTCGGGCGGCACGCGCCCGAACTGTTGCCGGGCAACCGCCCGCTGCCGTCGGTGCAGGGGGTCATCGAGGCCCCGCACGGCACGACCATCGTGGCGGCCTCGTTCCCCGGCGGTGTGGTGCTCGCCGGCGACCGCCGGGCGACGATGGGCAACGTCATCGCACAGCGCGACATCGAGAAGGTCTTCCCGGCCGACGAGTACTCGGCGGTCGGCATCGCGGGCACGGCCGGTCTCGCGGTGGAGATGGTCAAGCTGTTCCAGCTGGAACTGGAGCACTTCGAGAAGGTCGAGGGGGCCCAACTCTCCCTGGAGGGCAAGGCGAACCGGCTCTCGACGATGATCCGCAGCAACCTCGGGATGGCCATGCAGGGCCTCGCCGTGGTGCCGCTGTTCGCCGGCTACGACCTCGACCGCGAGAAGGGCCGGATCTTCTCCTACGACGTCACCGGCGGGCGCTCGGAGGAGCACGGCTTCGCGGCGACCGGCTCCGGCTCGGTCTTCGCGCGCGGCGCGCTCAAGAAGCTCTTCCGGGAGGACTTCACGGAGCATCAGGCCGCCACCGCCGTCGTGCAGGCGCTCTACGACGCCGCCGACGACGACTCGGCGACCGGTGGGCCGGACATGGCGCGGCGGATCTACCCGATCGTCACGGCGATCACCGAAGAGGGCTTCAAGAAGCTGACCGAGGCCGAGGTCTCGGAGATCGCCCGTGCCGTGCACGAGCGCCGCCTCGACCAGCCCGACGGCCCGCGCGCCGCGCTGCTCTGA
- a CDS encoding site-2 protease family protein, with product MDESGKPQDPQESGPDRPPQPTEHAPDGPQPPSPGTPGTPGGEDRAHTEPKAPGGGILMGRPFGVPVYVAPSWFLVAALITWVFGGQLERVLPELGAARYLVSLFFAVAFYASVLVHELAHTVAAIRFKLPVRRIQLQFFGGVSEIEKETETPGREFVLAFVGPLLSLVLAGVFYVGMQLVEPGTVPGVLLAGLMISNLIVAVFNLLPGLPLDGGRMLRAVVWKLTGRPMSGTVAAAWVGRALAVTVLIGLPLLTHTGALGRAPEEIGGADSLTDALLAAILAAIIWTGAGNSLRMARLRERLPGLTARTLTRRAIPVETDTPLSEALRRADDAGARALVVVDRQGFPTALVREAAIVGIPEHRRPWVTVGTLAQDLKDGMRVGAELAGEDLLDHLRATPATEYLVVEHSGEIYGVLSTSDVERAFVAAMARTP from the coding sequence GTGGACGAGAGCGGGAAGCCGCAGGACCCCCAGGAGTCGGGGCCGGACCGGCCGCCCCAGCCGACCGAACACGCCCCCGACGGACCCCAGCCGCCGTCCCCGGGCACCCCGGGCACACCAGGGGGAGAGGACCGGGCGCACACCGAGCCGAAGGCCCCCGGCGGCGGCATCCTCATGGGCCGCCCCTTCGGTGTGCCCGTCTACGTCGCGCCCAGTTGGTTCCTGGTCGCCGCCCTGATCACCTGGGTGTTCGGCGGCCAGTTGGAGCGGGTCCTCCCCGAGTTGGGCGCCGCCCGCTACCTGGTCTCCCTGTTCTTCGCGGTCGCCTTCTACGCCTCGGTGCTCGTCCACGAACTCGCGCACACCGTCGCGGCGATCCGCTTCAAGCTCCCCGTCCGCCGGATCCAGCTCCAGTTCTTCGGCGGCGTCTCGGAGATAGAGAAGGAGACCGAGACCCCCGGGCGGGAGTTCGTCCTGGCCTTCGTCGGCCCGCTCCTCTCCCTGGTCCTCGCCGGCGTCTTCTACGTGGGCATGCAACTGGTCGAACCGGGCACCGTCCCCGGCGTGCTGCTCGCCGGCCTGATGATCTCCAACCTCATCGTCGCCGTCTTCAACCTGCTCCCCGGCCTCCCCCTGGACGGCGGCCGGATGCTGCGCGCCGTCGTCTGGAAGCTCACCGGCAGGCCGATGAGCGGCACCGTCGCCGCCGCCTGGGTCGGCCGCGCGCTGGCCGTCACCGTCCTCATCGGCCTGCCGCTGCTCACCCACACCGGCGCCCTCGGCCGGGCCCCCGAGGAGATCGGCGGCGCCGACTCGCTCACCGACGCCCTGCTCGCCGCGATCCTCGCCGCGATCATCTGGACCGGCGCCGGCAACAGCCTTCGCATGGCCCGCCTGCGCGAACGCCTCCCCGGCCTCACCGCCCGTACGCTCACCCGGCGCGCCATCCCCGTCGAGACCGACACCCCGCTGTCCGAGGCGCTGCGCCGCGCCGACGACGCCGGCGCCCGCGCCCTGGTCGTCGTCGACCGGCAGGGATTCCCCACCGCCCTGGTCCGCGAGGCCGCCATCGTCGGCATCCCCGAGCACCGCCGCCCCTGGGTCACGGTCGGCACCCTCGCCCAGGACCTCAAGGACGGCATGCGGGTCGGCGCCGAGCTCGCCGGCGAGGACCTCCTGGACCACCTGCGCGCCACCCCCGCCACGGAATACCTCGTCGTCGAGCACTCCGGCGAGATCTACGGCGTCCTCTCCACCAGCGACGTGGAACGCGCCTTCGTGGCCGCCATGGCCCGCACGCCCTGA
- a CDS encoding ubiquitin-like protein Pup, producing the protein MATKDSGGGQQRATRSTEEVEEQTQDAEASGDLKERQEKLSDDVDSVLDEIDDVLEENAEDFVRSFVQKGGQ; encoded by the coding sequence ATGGCGACCAAGGACAGCGGCGGCGGACAGCAGCGGGCCACCCGGTCCACCGAAGAGGTCGAGGAGCAGACGCAGGACGCGGAGGCGTCGGGGGACCTCAAGGAACGCCAGGAGAAATTGTCCGACGACGTGGATTCCGTCCTGGACGAGATCGACGACGTCCTCGAAGAAAACGCTGAGGATTTCGTGCGGTCATTTGTCCAAAAAGGCGGACAGTAA